In Pseudomonas putida, a genomic segment contains:
- a CDS encoding LysR family transcriptional regulator, giving the protein MNPTFASLSIAHLRTLDQLLHLKNLSHAAERLGVSQSALSRQLAHLREAFDDPLLVRQGRGYVLSEHAEGLVEPLRQVLDELQALRQPAAFDPARCERRFCLAASDYVAEHMLPLLVAALEREAPGVCIDYRTWQAGQYGLLASGEIDLATTLFDESPPNLHGRLLGEDRAVCLMRDDHPLAAVQALSQDDYLGCKHVRISGGGDKDSFIDRHLRAQGLQRRVSLEVPFFSATVQVIGNSQALATVPEHIARQLCRLHRLAWRPLGFIEHTQRYWVVWHQRLQASAEHRWLRNRVFELWRQSQFGVQGGVPGSP; this is encoded by the coding sequence ATGAACCCCACCTTCGCCTCCCTCAGCATCGCCCACCTGCGCACCCTCGATCAGCTCCTGCACCTGAAAAACCTCAGCCACGCCGCCGAGCGCCTGGGTGTCAGCCAATCCGCCCTGAGCCGCCAACTGGCCCACCTGCGTGAAGCCTTCGACGACCCCTTGCTGGTGCGCCAAGGCCGTGGCTACGTGCTCAGCGAGCATGCCGAAGGGCTGGTCGAGCCATTGCGGCAGGTGCTCGATGAACTGCAGGCCCTGCGCCAACCGGCGGCTTTCGACCCGGCGCGCTGCGAGCGGCGCTTCTGCCTGGCTGCCTCCGACTATGTCGCCGAGCACATGCTGCCCCTGCTGGTGGCGGCGCTGGAGCGCGAGGCCCCAGGGGTGTGCATCGACTATCGGACCTGGCAGGCCGGCCAGTACGGATTGCTCGCCAGTGGCGAGATCGACCTGGCCACGACCCTGTTCGACGAATCCCCGCCAAATCTTCACGGCCGCCTGCTGGGTGAGGACCGGGCGGTGTGCCTGATGCGCGACGACCACCCGCTGGCCGCGGTGCAGGCGCTGAGCCAGGACGATTACCTCGGCTGCAAGCATGTGCGGATTTCCGGTGGTGGCGACAAGGACAGCTTCATCGACCGCCACTTGCGCGCCCAGGGCCTGCAACGGCGGGTGAGCCTGGAGGTGCCGTTCTTTTCCGCCACCGTGCAGGTGATCGGCAACAGCCAGGCCCTGGCCACCGTCCCCGAGCACATTGCCCGCCAGTTGTGCCGGCTGCACCGCCTGGCGTGGCGGCCGCTGGGGTTCATCGAACATACCCAGCGCTATTGGGTGGTGTGGCACCAGCGCTTGCAGGCTTCGGCCGAGCACCGTTGGTTGCGCAACCGGGTATTCGAGTTGTGGCGCCAGTCGCAATTCGGGGTGCAGGGTGGGGTGCCGGGTTCGCCATAG
- a CDS encoding YebC/PmpR family DNA-binding transcriptional regulator, producing the protein MGAQWKAKHRETAANAKGKIMGKLAKEIQIAAKSGADPDMNPRLRLAIVQAKKASMTRETLERAIKKGAGLDGEAVQYHAVSYEGFAPHQVPLIVECLTDNVNRTVAQIRVLFRKGQLGASGSVAWDFNHVGLIEATPEGDADPEMAAIEAGAQDFEEGEEEGSTLFITDTTDLDAVQKALPEHGFTVTSAKIGYTPKNPVSAASLSAEALAEVEAFLEAIDENDDVQNVYVGLTA; encoded by the coding sequence ATGGGCGCACAGTGGAAAGCCAAGCATAGAGAAACAGCTGCCAACGCCAAGGGCAAGATCATGGGCAAGCTGGCCAAGGAAATTCAGATTGCGGCCAAGTCTGGTGCCGACCCGGATATGAACCCGCGCCTGCGACTGGCCATTGTCCAGGCCAAGAAAGCGTCGATGACCCGTGAAACCCTCGAGCGTGCGATCAAGAAAGGCGCTGGCCTGGATGGCGAAGCGGTGCAGTACCATGCCGTCAGCTACGAAGGCTTCGCCCCGCATCAGGTACCTCTGATCGTTGAATGCCTGACCGACAACGTCAACCGCACCGTGGCCCAGATCCGCGTGCTGTTCCGCAAGGGCCAACTGGGCGCCAGCGGCTCGGTGGCCTGGGACTTCAACCACGTCGGCCTGATCGAAGCGACCCCGGAAGGCGATGCCGACCCGGAAATGGCTGCCATCGAAGCCGGTGCCCAAGACTTCGAGGAAGGTGAAGAAGAGGGCTCGACCCTGTTCATCACCGACACCACCGACCTCGATGCGGTGCAGAAAGCCCTGCCGGAGCACGGTTTCACCGTGACCTCGGCGAAGATCGGCTACACCCCGAAAAACCCGGTAAGCGCCGCCAGCCTGAGCGCCGAGGCACTGGCCGAAGTCGAAGCCTTCCTCGAAGCGATCGACGAGAACGACGACGTGCAGAACGTGTACGTTGGCCTGACTGCCTGA
- a CDS encoding FAD-dependent oxidoreductase: MRPFWLQQALDSEQQPACPPLHGDARCDVCIVGGGYTGLWTALQLKEAQPSLDVVLIEADICGAGASGRNGGCALSWSAKYFTLARLFGEEEAVRLVRESERSIHAIGAFCTANGIDCDYRLDGTLYTATNQAQVGATDAVIAALQQRGINSFERLPLEQLQRLAGSARHLEGWFSPAAATVQPGRLVRGLRRVALARGVRIHEGTAMTGLEHGAPATVRTLHGSVRADRVVLGLNAWMARAFPQFQRSVAIVSSDMVITEPCPELLQEIGLTTGVSVLDSRIFVHYYHNTSDGRLMLGKGGNTFAFGGRMLPVFDQPSPYRPLLRESLGGFFPALAHVPLAASWNGPSDRSVTGLPFFGRLDGQGNVFYGFGYSGSGVGPCHMGGQILASLALGQDNAWTRSPLVNGPLGLFPPEPIRYLGSLLVRDAIRRKERAEDRGQRPRRLDVRLARFAAAAGKADKA; encoded by the coding sequence ATGAGACCCTTCTGGCTGCAACAGGCCCTGGATTCGGAACAGCAGCCGGCCTGCCCGCCGCTGCACGGCGACGCACGCTGCGATGTGTGCATCGTCGGCGGTGGCTACACAGGTCTGTGGACGGCCTTGCAGCTCAAGGAGGCGCAGCCGTCGCTCGACGTGGTGCTGATCGAGGCCGACATCTGTGGCGCTGGCGCCAGTGGACGTAACGGCGGCTGTGCGCTGTCGTGGTCGGCCAAGTACTTCACCCTGGCGCGGCTGTTCGGCGAAGAGGAGGCGGTGCGTCTGGTCCGTGAGTCGGAGCGCAGCATTCATGCCATTGGCGCGTTCTGCACGGCCAACGGCATCGATTGCGACTACCGCCTGGACGGGACCCTGTACACCGCGACCAACCAGGCCCAGGTGGGCGCCACCGATGCGGTGATCGCGGCCTTGCAGCAGCGCGGCATCAATTCGTTCGAGCGCCTGCCGCTGGAGCAACTGCAACGCCTGGCGGGCTCGGCGCGGCACCTGGAAGGCTGGTTCTCGCCAGCGGCGGCCACCGTGCAGCCCGGGCGACTGGTGCGTGGCCTGCGCCGGGTGGCGCTGGCGCGCGGCGTACGCATTCATGAAGGCACGGCGATGACTGGACTGGAGCATGGCGCGCCAGCCACGGTGCGCACGTTGCACGGCAGCGTTCGTGCCGACCGCGTGGTGCTTGGCCTCAATGCCTGGATGGCGCGAGCCTTCCCGCAGTTCCAGCGCAGCGTGGCGATCGTTTCCAGCGACATGGTGATTACCGAACCATGCCCGGAACTGCTGCAGGAAATAGGGCTCACTACCGGTGTCAGCGTGCTCGACTCGCGGATCTTCGTGCACTACTACCACAACACCTCCGATGGCCGGCTGATGCTCGGCAAGGGTGGCAACACCTTTGCCTTCGGCGGTCGCATGCTGCCGGTGTTCGACCAGCCGTCGCCGTATCGCCCGCTGCTGCGCGAGAGCCTTGGCGGGTTCTTCCCGGCATTGGCGCACGTGCCATTGGCGGCGAGCTGGAACGGGCCGTCGGATCGTTCTGTGACCGGCTTGCCGTTCTTTGGCCGGCTGGACGGGCAGGGCAACGTATTCTACGGCTTCGGTTATTCCGGCAGCGGCGTCGGGCCATGCCACATGGGGGGGCAGATACTCGCTTCGCTGGCCTTGGGGCAGGACAACGCCTGGACACGCTCGCCGTTGGTCAATGGGCCGCTGGGGTTGTTCCCACCCGAGCCGATCCGCTACCTCGGATCGTTGCTGGTGCGCGATGCCATCCGCCGCAAGGAGCGCGCCGAGGATCGCGGCCAGCGCCCACGGCGCCTGGACGTGCGCCTGGCGCGCTTCGCCGCAGCGGCGGGCAAAGCCGACAAGGCGTGA
- a CDS encoding MFS transporter has protein sequence MNQSLATIKRWRVQIFAITWLAYAAFYFTRKAFSVAKLGIGEDPTFMLDKAAMANLDAIYLAAYAVGQFTWGMLADRFGPRVVVLGGLLISAAAAVVMGSYATFPIFATCMLIQGLAQSTGWAGLCKNIGSFFPAVQRGRVLGLWSSCYAFGGLVASPFAGWWAYTLVGSWHAAFFSSAAVVAAVAVLFFFLQRNKPEDVGLPAVEPEPQSMAPGGNLCSVWAPLREILRNRTVLTLGLAYFLLKPARYAILLWGPVIVFEQMPSVGKVGAAIIPTAFELAGLLGPILIGLASDKLFGARRMPACVISLMLLTLTLAAFMAAMHTGNVLLVVGLLFVMGLTLYGPDSMISGAAAIDFGTAKAGATAAGFVNGCGSVGAVLGGLLPGYFDGVTVFIVFAGCALFSALVLLPHWNSRPASEAQANDVAPNTAMAIKPLRT, from the coding sequence GCGTTGGCGCGTGCAGATTTTCGCAATCACCTGGCTGGCCTACGCCGCCTTCTACTTCACCCGCAAAGCCTTCTCGGTGGCCAAGCTGGGCATCGGCGAAGACCCGACATTCATGCTCGACAAGGCCGCCATGGCCAACCTCGATGCTATTTACCTGGCCGCCTACGCCGTGGGTCAGTTCACCTGGGGCATGCTCGCCGACCGTTTTGGCCCGCGCGTGGTGGTGCTCGGCGGGTTGCTGATTTCGGCCGCCGCGGCGGTGGTGATGGGCAGCTACGCGACCTTCCCGATCTTCGCCACCTGCATGCTGATACAAGGCCTGGCGCAGTCCACGGGCTGGGCCGGGCTGTGCAAGAACATCGGCAGTTTCTTCCCGGCCGTGCAGCGCGGTCGCGTGCTTGGCTTGTGGAGTTCGTGCTACGCCTTCGGCGGCCTGGTCGCTTCGCCCTTTGCCGGCTGGTGGGCGTACACCCTGGTCGGTAGCTGGCACGCGGCGTTCTTCTCAAGCGCCGCGGTAGTGGCCGCGGTAGCGGTGCTGTTCTTCTTCCTGCAGCGCAACAAGCCCGAGGATGTCGGGCTGCCGGCGGTGGAGCCCGAGCCGCAGAGCATGGCCCCTGGCGGCAACCTGTGCAGCGTCTGGGCACCACTGCGCGAGATCCTGCGCAACCGCACGGTGCTGACCCTGGGCCTTGCGTATTTCCTGCTCAAACCCGCGCGCTACGCCATCTTGCTGTGGGGGCCGGTGATCGTCTTCGAGCAGATGCCGTCGGTGGGCAAGGTCGGCGCGGCCATCATTCCCACCGCCTTCGAGCTGGCCGGGTTGCTCGGGCCGATCCTCATCGGCCTGGCCTCGGACAAGCTGTTCGGCGCCCGGCGCATGCCGGCCTGCGTGATCAGCCTGATGCTGCTGACCCTGACGTTGGCGGCGTTCATGGCGGCCATGCACACCGGCAACGTGTTGCTGGTGGTGGGCCTGCTGTTCGTCATGGGCCTGACCCTGTATGGCCCTGACTCGATGATCAGCGGCGCCGCCGCCATCGACTTCGGCACGGCCAAGGCCGGCGCCACCGCCGCAGGCTTCGTCAACGGTTGCGGTTCGGTGGGCGCGGTGCTCGGCGGGCTGCTGCCAGGCTACTTCGACGGCGTCACGGTGTTCATCGTGTTCGCCGGCTGCGCGCTGTTCTCGGCGCTGGTGCTGTTGCCGCATTGGAACAGCCGCCCGGCGAGCGAGGCCCAGGCCAATGACGTGGCACCCAATACCGCGATGGCGATCAAGCCATTGCGCACCTAG